The proteins below come from a single Myxococcales bacterium genomic window:
- a CDS encoding tetratricopeptide repeat protein: MRLRTLLREDQRWTELAALHERELAALADDPKAQVGELLELAGLVRDHLNDKDRAAELLHQALSVDPSNDDALARYVEHFRERRDFRGLCDLYEFSLDNAREAGAPVGELVRRLEEIAQICELRLGDVPRALDAWRRIEEHEPGSPKAKEAVRRLSSRAKMWEQLVAVLEGEAAAAQSGGERADTLRRIANTYRERQVEPRRAIALYEEVVELRPDDDGALKALVEMYEREGDDAGLARTLRRQLELDARRLDADPAARSGAPKEWPIGKRVERLTALRKLATMCETRLGDVDGVVYAASGVLEILPGDRDALDRMARALEQAGDKKRLTQTLEYHAAAATGPAERAKILRRLARMATDDGDDARALERWEQTLRAAPTDEEALAAVADLYEAAQRWGELAAVLERLDAARYPAAGAPPEPGSAAAALRARDLTRYAAIVDDKLGDGQRAIKAWERLRDVTPRDRAALEALARLYRGAARYRELADLLAVHAEVYAVDDLPRATAAARERAAVLADRLGATDDACKQLERLVAELDPTDLDAHSILRRLYEARGDFQSAVRVAERELYLLSEPAAKIARALDIGVTCRDRIGDPARALQAYERVLAIDPHHDEALAAAADLHERLGDLKACVRVLERRLTRAEDRRARRALHQRIAAITAEKLGDHKGGMKAWRRAHDEAPDASTLAELRRAAEAYGLWRELAEVYDAERKRLTSGGTPVDVAAYVAVGRELASVCERRLSDRPRAMAALCEALAAAPRDGDLLTEIERLAAEGDQRTLWKQALDSHDVALRAIGGGARADLHARKARILDERLGDAKAAATELLAAFSWGPEREDVRAALYRLAGTSRTWADVIAVETALAERAAGADRLAALRRRAQVIEEHQKDLPRAYRGHLVAFMLAPEDTDTLANLWRLAKAIGKYRDADRSPRPEPPAAPVALDRDLELPARRELPTEELVLPEVEELDDDPLAEAEANLAVGDSTQPIDIDELMPPSRAAGRPPATPPGKPRLPPPPPRPPRIEPRLGGGPPGPPPAPRKAQASVRRPPLPQLPHRAFESPWEELAAAYDLLPAGDADAKIRWLYRAADAWENGAKDVSRAFDTLARALGLARRVAGGDGEARARLHRLASDHGAWDRLADLYEALAEDTHTPEAAVELLLEVASIRERQGAQPRAEAQYRRILGMRPDDSVARNKLEALYRTGQRWVELAASLEERTDPRLGTAAPEAERPALLRELAAIYDAHLGHPHDAIDTLERLRQLAPTDVAVMRELGGLYGKVGRWSKVIEAHGKIVELAEGSADARDALRKVAAVYELELELPERAIDVYQQLVAQWPDDVDALAALDRLCLAGARWSDLADVLRRRATLAVAPAERASLLARRAAILQDWLGAPEEAAAALRHARTILPGDPALTEQLIGALVAADRQREAAAVVEGRIESLDADAAAGDRAALHLRLAQIRQDGLRDPVGARAAVAEALALVPSHPTALAMLAKLADADDDPRIFADAKLREAEAATDDEARVAALYDAGVALRDRVGDADGARAAFERLVAIRPYHADGVWALAGLVEQGGDAETAARLLEQRLVDVELAPAERARVLTQLAALARIGGIELVAERRLIEALAADPGCVPAVIALADLYGDAARWDDLELFLRGALAEGVPGAAPIITADLHRRLAECYEQLGRDDAAYETLLTADRLHRGHVLVKLALGENRYKAKRWREAALHLSALASHDEVSRYATEVAQGLYHAALAEIRSLRPEKAPPLYARALELRPNYGPALSAMAELALEANDPARAYELLTRQAVATDEPSERLRLFEALGDMALMMLSDEDKARVCFEAAVAAANPLDAKHVALLEKLLERQDLAGDHAGAARTAELMAAFGATAADRAARLDRAARDYLVAGEADHARAVAARAVAADPYSLDAVELASELALAAQDVEAAADMLGRFLSGKDDGAASDRDRRAALWLRLGETRRERGDARSAHGAFERAIAVAPRSAAATAARRLLVPVLAAEPARRGELIEVRRALAEASTAAADVAAWADELRRAERTDAAAAALDLALALGATADLHQTAFRAVHPTRVMPADESYKGAVDADARARFLHDVDEGALGPVFATLAEVAGQLWPDPDEALARAGVRGARRIAGASTPPALAFVRIAAALGCGPASVYARDDADAPDLQLVCAGTPIVVFGPRLGDTVDGARRFALGRIAELTRPERAVVAGLPDVEVATLLAALVRSFAPPASHGAVARLIADPDVQRARDEMVRGALSVKVRQRFEQLFADLPPTAIELGRHRAAVQRVAERAGLLVSGDCAAALVKPTGGVAAVVRTVAHPDYVPLRAKLGLAVT, translated from the coding sequence GTGCGCCTGCGCACGCTCCTGCGCGAGGACCAGCGCTGGACCGAGCTGGCGGCGCTGCACGAGCGCGAGCTGGCGGCGCTGGCTGACGATCCCAAGGCCCAGGTGGGCGAGCTGCTCGAGCTGGCCGGCCTGGTGCGCGACCACCTCAACGACAAGGACCGCGCCGCCGAGCTGCTGCACCAGGCGCTGTCGGTCGATCCATCGAACGACGACGCGCTGGCCCGCTACGTCGAGCACTTCCGCGAGCGCCGGGACTTCCGCGGCCTGTGCGACCTGTACGAGTTCTCGCTCGACAACGCCCGCGAGGCCGGGGCCCCGGTCGGCGAGCTGGTGCGGCGGCTCGAGGAGATCGCCCAGATCTGCGAGCTGCGCCTCGGCGACGTGCCGCGCGCGCTCGACGCCTGGCGCCGGATCGAGGAGCACGAGCCCGGCAGCCCCAAGGCCAAGGAGGCGGTGCGGCGGCTGTCGTCGCGCGCCAAGATGTGGGAGCAGCTGGTCGCGGTGCTCGAGGGCGAGGCCGCGGCGGCGCAGTCGGGCGGCGAGCGCGCCGACACGCTGCGCCGGATCGCCAACACCTACCGCGAGCGCCAGGTCGAGCCCCGGCGCGCGATCGCGCTGTACGAGGAGGTGGTCGAGCTCCGGCCCGACGACGACGGCGCGCTCAAGGCCCTGGTCGAGATGTACGAGCGCGAGGGCGACGACGCGGGCCTGGCGCGGACGCTGCGGCGCCAGCTCGAGCTCGACGCGCGGCGGCTCGACGCCGATCCCGCGGCGCGGTCGGGCGCGCCCAAGGAGTGGCCGATCGGCAAGCGGGTCGAGCGCCTGACCGCGCTGCGCAAGCTCGCGACGATGTGCGAGACCCGGCTCGGCGACGTCGACGGCGTGGTCTACGCGGCGTCGGGCGTGCTCGAGATCCTGCCCGGCGATCGCGACGCGCTCGATCGCATGGCCCGGGCGCTCGAGCAGGCCGGCGACAAGAAGCGCCTGACGCAGACGCTCGAGTACCACGCCGCCGCCGCGACCGGCCCGGCCGAGCGCGCGAAGATCCTGCGCCGGCTGGCGCGGATGGCCACCGACGACGGCGACGACGCCCGCGCCCTCGAGCGCTGGGAGCAGACGCTGCGCGCGGCGCCGACCGACGAGGAGGCCCTGGCCGCGGTCGCCGATCTGTACGAGGCGGCCCAGCGCTGGGGCGAGCTGGCGGCGGTGCTCGAGCGCCTCGACGCCGCGCGCTATCCCGCGGCCGGGGCCCCGCCCGAGCCGGGCTCGGCCGCCGCGGCCCTGCGGGCCCGGGATCTGACCCGTTACGCCGCGATCGTCGATGACAAGCTCGGCGACGGCCAGCGCGCGATCAAGGCGTGGGAGCGCCTGCGCGACGTCACGCCGCGCGATCGGGCCGCGCTCGAGGCCCTGGCCCGTCTGTACCGCGGCGCCGCGCGCTACCGCGAGCTCGCCGATCTGCTCGCGGTCCACGCCGAGGTCTACGCCGTCGACGATCTGCCCCGGGCCACCGCGGCGGCGCGCGAGCGCGCGGCCGTGCTCGCGGATCGCCTGGGCGCCACCGACGACGCGTGCAAGCAGCTCGAGCGGCTCGTCGCCGAGCTCGATCCCACCGACCTCGACGCGCACTCGATCCTGCGGCGCCTGTACGAGGCCCGCGGCGACTTCCAGTCGGCGGTGCGCGTGGCCGAGCGCGAGCTGTACCTGCTGTCGGAGCCGGCCGCGAAGATCGCCCGCGCGCTCGACATCGGCGTCACCTGCCGCGATCGCATCGGCGATCCAGCCCGCGCGCTCCAGGCCTACGAGCGCGTGCTGGCGATCGATCCGCACCACGACGAGGCGCTGGCCGCCGCCGCCGATCTGCACGAGCGGCTGGGCGACCTCAAGGCGTGCGTGCGCGTCCTCGAGCGGCGCCTGACCCGGGCCGAGGATCGGCGCGCCCGGCGCGCGCTGCACCAGCGCATCGCCGCGATCACCGCCGAGAAGCTCGGCGATCACAAGGGCGGCATGAAGGCGTGGCGCCGGGCCCACGACGAGGCGCCCGACGCGTCGACGCTGGCCGAGCTGCGCCGCGCGGCCGAGGCCTACGGGCTGTGGCGCGAGCTGGCCGAGGTCTACGACGCCGAGCGCAAGCGCCTGACCAGCGGCGGCACGCCGGTCGACGTGGCCGCGTACGTCGCGGTCGGCCGCGAGCTCGCGAGCGTGTGCGAGCGGCGCCTGTCCGATCGCCCGCGCGCGATGGCGGCCCTGTGCGAGGCGTTGGCCGCGGCGCCGCGCGACGGCGACCTGCTGACCGAGATCGAGCGGCTCGCGGCCGAGGGCGATCAGCGCACGCTCTGGAAGCAGGCGCTCGACAGCCACGACGTGGCGCTGCGCGCGATCGGCGGCGGGGCCCGGGCCGACCTGCACGCGCGCAAGGCCCGCATCCTCGACGAGCGCCTCGGCGACGCCAAGGCCGCCGCGACCGAGCTGCTGGCGGCGTTCTCGTGGGGGCCCGAGCGCGAGGACGTGCGCGCGGCGCTGTACCGGCTGGCCGGCACGAGCCGGACCTGGGCCGACGTGATCGCGGTCGAGACCGCGCTGGCCGAGCGCGCCGCGGGCGCTGATCGCCTGGCGGCGCTGCGGCGGCGGGCCCAGGTGATCGAGGAGCACCAGAAGGATCTGCCGCGCGCGTACCGCGGGCACCTGGTCGCCTTCATGCTCGCGCCCGAGGACACCGACACCCTCGCCAACCTCTGGCGCCTGGCCAAGGCCATCGGCAAGTACCGCGACGCCGATCGCTCGCCCCGGCCCGAGCCGCCGGCGGCCCCGGTCGCGCTCGACCGCGATCTCGAGCTGCCGGCGCGGCGCGAGCTGCCGACCGAGGAGCTGGTGCTGCCCGAGGTCGAGGAGCTCGACGACGATCCCCTGGCCGAGGCCGAGGCCAACCTCGCGGTCGGCGACTCGACCCAGCCGATCGACATCGACGAGCTGATGCCGCCGAGCCGCGCGGCCGGCCGGCCCCCCGCCACGCCGCCGGGCAAGCCGCGGCTGCCGCCGCCCCCGCCGCGCCCGCCGCGGATCGAGCCGCGCCTCGGCGGCGGTCCGCCCGGCCCCCCGCCGGCGCCGCGGAAGGCCCAGGCCTCGGTGCGGCGCCCGCCGCTGCCGCAGCTGCCGCACCGCGCGTTCGAGTCGCCGTGGGAGGAGCTGGCCGCGGCCTACGATCTGCTGCCGGCCGGCGACGCCGACGCCAAGATCCGCTGGCTCTACCGCGCCGCCGACGCGTGGGAGAACGGCGCCAAGGACGTGAGCCGGGCCTTCGACACGCTGGCGCGCGCGCTCGGGCTGGCGCGGCGCGTGGCCGGCGGCGACGGCGAGGCCCGGGCCCGGCTGCACCGGCTCGCGAGCGACCACGGCGCCTGGGATCGCCTGGCCGATCTGTACGAGGCGCTGGCCGAGGACACGCACACGCCCGAGGCGGCGGTCGAGCTGCTGCTCGAGGTCGCGTCGATCCGCGAGCGCCAGGGCGCGCAGCCCCGGGCCGAGGCCCAGTACCGCCGGATCCTCGGCATGCGCCCCGACGACAGCGTCGCGCGCAACAAGCTCGAGGCGCTGTACCGCACCGGCCAGCGCTGGGTCGAGCTGGCGGCGTCGCTCGAGGAGCGCACCGATCCGCGGCTCGGCACCGCGGCGCCCGAGGCCGAGCGGCCGGCGCTCTTGCGCGAGCTGGCCGCGATCTACGACGCCCACCTCGGCCACCCGCACGACGCGATCGACACGCTCGAGCGGCTGCGCCAGCTCGCGCCGACCGACGTCGCGGTCATGCGCGAGCTCGGCGGGCTCTACGGCAAGGTCGGCCGCTGGAGCAAGGTGATCGAGGCCCACGGCAAGATCGTCGAGCTGGCCGAGGGCTCGGCCGACGCGCGCGACGCCCTGCGCAAGGTCGCCGCGGTCTACGAGCTCGAGCTCGAGCTGCCCGAGCGCGCGATCGACGTCTACCAGCAGCTGGTCGCGCAGTGGCCCGACGACGTCGACGCCCTGGCCGCGCTCGATCGCCTGTGCCTGGCGGGCGCGCGCTGGAGCGATCTGGCCGACGTGCTGCGCCGGCGCGCGACCCTGGCGGTGGCGCCGGCCGAGCGGGCCAGCCTGCTGGCGCGGCGCGCGGCGATCCTGCAGGACTGGCTGGGCGCGCCGGAGGAGGCGGCGGCGGCGCTGCGCCACGCGCGCACGATCCTGCCGGGTGATCCGGCGCTCACCGAGCAGCTGATCGGCGCGCTGGTCGCCGCCGATCGCCAGCGCGAGGCCGCGGCCGTGGTCGAGGGCCGGATCGAGTCGCTCGACGCCGACGCCGCCGCCGGCGATCGCGCGGCCCTGCACCTGCGGCTGGCGCAGATCCGCCAGGACGGCCTGCGCGATCCGGTCGGCGCGCGCGCGGCCGTGGCCGAGGCGCTGGCGCTGGTGCCCAGCCACCCGACCGCGCTCGCGATGCTGGCCAAGCTGGCCGACGCCGACGACGATCCGCGGATCTTCGCCGACGCCAAGCTGCGCGAGGCCGAGGCCGCGACCGACGACGAGGCCCGGGTGGCGGCGCTGTACGACGCCGGCGTCGCGCTGCGCGATCGGGTCGGCGACGCCGACGGCGCCCGCGCGGCGTTCGAGCGGCTCGTCGCGATCCGCCCGTACCACGCCGACGGCGTCTGGGCGCTGGCGGGGCTGGTCGAGCAGGGCGGCGACGCCGAGACCGCGGCCCGCCTGCTCGAGCAGCGCCTCGTCGACGTCGAGCTGGCGCCGGCCGAGCGCGCGCGCGTCTTGACGCAGCTCGCGGCGTTGGCGCGCATCGGCGGCATCGAGCTGGTGGCCGAGCGCCGGCTGATCGAGGCGCTCGCCGCCGACCCGGGCTGCGTGCCCGCGGTGATCGCGCTGGCCGATCTGTACGGCGACGCCGCGCGCTGGGACGACCTCGAGCTGTTCCTGCGCGGCGCCCTGGCCGAGGGCGTGCCTGGCGCCGCGCCGATCATCACCGCCGATCTGCACCGGCGCCTGGCCGAGTGCTACGAGCAGCTCGGCCGCGACGACGCCGCGTACGAGACCTTGCTCACCGCCGACCGGCTCCACCGCGGCCACGTCCTGGTCAAGCTGGCGCTCGGCGAGAACCGCTACAAGGCCAAGCGCTGGCGCGAGGCGGCGCTGCACCTGTCGGCGCTGGCCAGCCACGACGAGGTCAGCCGCTACGCCACCGAGGTCGCGCAGGGCCTGTACCACGCGGCGCTGGCCGAGATCCGCAGCCTGCGTCCCGAGAAGGCCCCGCCGCTGTATGCGCGCGCGCTCGAGCTGCGGCCCAACTACGGGCCGGCGCTGTCGGCCATGGCCGAGCTCGCGCTCGAGGCCAACGATCCCGCGCGCGCGTACGAGCTGTTGACGCGGCAGGCGGTCGCGACCGACGAGCCCAGCGAGCGGCTGCGGCTGTTCGAGGCCCTCGGCGACATGGCGCTGATGATGCTGTCCGACGAGGACAAGGCCCGCGTGTGCTTCGAGGCGGCGGTCGCGGCGGCCAACCCGCTCGACGCCAAGCACGTGGCGCTGCTCGAGAAGCTGCTCGAGCGTCAGGACCTGGCCGGCGATCACGCCGGCGCCGCGCGCACCGCCGAGCTGATGGCGGCGTTCGGCGCCACCGCCGCCGACCGCGCGGCCCGCCTCGATCGCGCCGCCCGCGACTACCTGGTCGCCGGCGAGGCCGACCACGCGCGCGCGGTCGCGGCCCGGGCGGTCGCCGCTGATCCCTACAGCCTCGACGCGGTCGAGCTGGCCAGCGAGCTGGCGCTCGCGGCCCAGGACGTCGAGGCCGCCGCCGACATGCTCGGCCGGTTCCTGTCGGGCAAGGACGACGGCGCCGCGAGCGACCGCGACCGGCGCGCGGCGCTGTGGCTGCGGCTGGGCGAGACCCGGCGCGAGCGCGGCGACGCCAGGAGCGCCCACGGCGCGTTCGAGCGCGCGATCGCGGTCGCGCCGCGCTCGGCGGCCGCGACCGCCGCCCGGCGCCTGCTGGTGCCGGTGCTGGCGGCCGAGCCGGCGCGCCGCGGCGAGCTGATCGAGGTCCGCCGCGCGCTGGCCGAGGCCAGCACCGCCGCCGCCGACGTCGCGGCCTGGGCCGACGAGCTGCGGCGGGCCGAGCGCACCGACGCGGCCGCGGCCGCGCTCGATCTGGCGCTGGCGCTCGGCGCAACGGCCGACCTGCACCAGACCGCGTTCCGGGCGGTGCACCCGACCCGGGTCATGCCGGCCGACGAGTCGTACAAGGGCGCGGTCGACGCCGACGCGCGCGCGCGCTTCCTGCATGACGTCGACGAGGGCGCCCTGGGCCCGGTGTTCGCGACCCTGGCCGAGGTCGCCGGGCAGCTGTGGCCGGATCCCGACGAGGCGCTCGCGCGCGCGGGCGTGCGCGGGGCCCGGCGCATCGCCGGCGCGTCGACGCCGCCGGCGCTGGCGTTCGTGCGGATCGCCGCGGCGCTGGGCTGCGGTCCGGCCTCGGTCTACGCCCGCGACGACGCCGACGCGCCCGATCTGCAGCTGGTCTGCGCCGGCACGCCGATCGTGGTCTTCGGCCCGCGCCTCGGCGACACGGTCGACGGCGCGCGTCGGTTCGCGCTCGGGCGGATCGCCGAGCTGACCCGGCCCGAGCGCGCCGTCGTCGCGGGCCTGCCCGACGTCGAGGTCGCGACGCTGCTGGCGGCGCTGGTGCGCTCGTTCGCGCCGCCGGCCAGCCACGGCGCGGTCGCGCGGCTGATCGCGGATCCCGACGTCCAGCGCGCGCGCGACGAGATGGTGCGCGGCGCGCTCTCGGTCAAGGTGCGCCAGCGGTTCGAGCAGCTGTTCGCCGATCTGCCGCCGACGGCGATCGAGCTCGGTCGCCACCGGGCCGCGGTCCAGCGGGTGGCCGAGCGCGCGGGCCTCCTGGTCTCGGGCGACTGCGCCGCCGCGCTGGTCAAGCCCACCGGCGGCGTCGCCGCGGTGGTCCGCACCGTCGCCCACCCCGACTACGTGCCGCTGCGCGCGAAGCTCGGGCTCGCGGTCACCTGA
- a CDS encoding LysR family transcriptional regulator yields MRKTVARVRRPVFDELAAAEVYLQVVRTRSFTLAARALGKSTSSLSRAVAQLERHLGAQLLARTTRRLSLTEAGALYADHAERLLTAQRAARDAIAELTGGTPRGHLRVSMPVSVGERLLGPHLPALRRRYPELRFEIDLSDRNVPLVQGGFDLAIRLGRQADSSLRAQLLGRVPVRLVASPQYLARRGHPARPLELRDHDCLTVAQVAGPVEWAFYHRRVRTRSERLEVAGVVHTTSPLLAGQLARRGLGVLRVVEWVVRDELARGELVEVLPDWSCHAVADGGLPVFVVYAQGAGAEPPLKSRRFVELVKEILATEVQRPRVR; encoded by the coding sequence ATGCGCAAAACTGTCGCGCGGGTCCGACGGCCGGTGTTCGACGAGCTGGCCGCGGCCGAGGTGTACCTGCAGGTGGTCCGGACCCGCAGCTTCACGCTGGCCGCGCGCGCGCTCGGCAAGAGCACGTCGAGCCTGTCGCGGGCGGTCGCGCAGCTCGAGCGCCACCTGGGCGCGCAGCTCCTGGCGCGCACGACCCGCCGGCTGAGCCTGACCGAGGCCGGCGCGCTCTACGCCGATCACGCCGAGCGGTTGCTGACCGCCCAGCGCGCGGCGCGCGACGCGATCGCCGAGCTGACCGGCGGTACGCCGCGCGGGCACCTGCGCGTGTCGATGCCGGTGTCGGTGGGCGAGCGCCTGCTGGGCCCGCACCTGCCGGCGCTGCGGCGCCGCTACCCCGAGCTGCGGTTCGAGATCGATCTGTCGGATCGCAACGTGCCGCTGGTGCAGGGCGGGTTCGATCTGGCGATCCGGCTGGGTCGCCAGGCCGACTCGTCGCTGCGGGCCCAGCTGCTCGGGCGGGTGCCGGTGCGGCTGGTGGCCAGCCCGCAGTACCTGGCGCGGCGCGGCCACCCGGCGCGACCGCTCGAGCTGCGCGACCACGACTGCCTGACCGTCGCGCAGGTGGCGGGGCCGGTCGAGTGGGCGTTCTACCATCGCCGGGTCCGGACCCGCAGCGAGCGCCTCGAGGTCGCCGGCGTCGTCCACACCACCAGCCCGCTCCTGGCCGGCCAGCTGGCGCGGCGCGGGCTCGGCGTCCTGCGCGTGGTCGAGTGGGTCGTGCGCGACGAGCTCGCGCGCGGCGAGCTGGTCGAGGTCCTGCCCGACTGGTCCTGCCACGCGGTCGCCGACGGCGGCCTGCCGGTGTTCGTGGTCTACGCCCAGGGCGCCGGCGCCGAGCCGCCGCTCAAGTCGCGCCGGTTCGTCGAGCTGGTCAAGGAGATCCTCGCGACCGAGGTCCAGCGCCCGCGCGTCAGGTGA
- a CDS encoding alpha/beta fold hydrolase, whose amino-acid sequence MVAVPTFTPPIAPPPPLPAPPTAVSVDLTLAAVDGEPLAATHVAPTGPARGAVMIAPAMGVAQRYYHPFATWLAARGFHALTFDYRGMGRSRRGPLRAVDADLMTWARRDATAALRHLQDLAPALPLTWVGHSLGGQLVPFVPDHRELAQIITIAAGSGYWRHNSPALRRKVWLLWYLAAPLATPMFGYFPGRALGMVGDLPRGVIRQWRRWCLDPGYAVGAEGAAVAELFRRVTTPITAVSFTDDEMMSDRSIADLHAAFASAPQTHVRLAPTDVDRDRLGHFGWFRAEHAPLWDRVIAPVLATAAAPRR is encoded by the coding sequence ATGGTCGCCGTTCCAACGTTCACCCCGCCCATCGCTCCACCGCCGCCGCTGCCGGCGCCGCCCACCGCCGTCAGCGTCGACCTGACGCTGGCCGCGGTCGACGGCGAGCCGCTCGCCGCCACCCACGTCGCGCCGACCGGCCCGGCCCGCGGCGCCGTCATGATCGCGCCGGCGATGGGCGTCGCGCAGCGCTACTACCACCCGTTCGCGACCTGGCTGGCCGCGCGCGGCTTCCACGCCCTGACGTTCGACTACCGCGGCATGGGCCGATCGCGGCGCGGCCCGCTGCGCGCGGTCGACGCCGACCTGATGACCTGGGCCCGGCGCGACGCCACCGCCGCGCTCCGACACCTGCAGGATCTGGCGCCCGCGCTGCCGCTGACCTGGGTCGGCCACAGCCTCGGCGGCCAGCTGGTGCCGTTCGTGCCCGACCACCGCGAGCTGGCGCAGATCATCACGATCGCCGCCGGCAGCGGCTACTGGCGCCACAACAGCCCGGCGCTGCGACGCAAGGTGTGGCTGCTCTGGTACCTCGCGGCGCCGCTGGCCACGCCGATGTTTGGCTACTTCCCGGGCCGGGCCCTGGGCATGGTCGGCGATCTGCCCCGAGGCGTGATCCGGCAGTGGCGGCGCTGGTGCCTCGACCCCGGCTACGCGGTCGGGGCCGAGGGGGCCGCGGTCGCCGAGCTGTTCCGGCGCGTCACCACGCCGATCACCGCGGTGTCGTTCACCGACGACGAGATGATGTCGGACCGCAGCATCGCCGACCTCCACGCCGCCTTCGCGAGCGCGCCGCAGACCCACGTGCGGCTGGCGCCGACCGACGTCGACCGGGACCGGCTCGGGCATTTCGGCTGGTTCCGGGCCGAGCACGCGCCGCTGTGGGACCGCGTGATCGCCCCGGTCCTGGCGACCGCCGCCGCCCCGCGCCGTTGA
- a CDS encoding EutN/CcmL family microcompartment protein, giving the protein MYLGVVTGTVVAERKAVGLAGQKLMLVQPVDDTGRSTGDVQVAVDTVAAGVGDHVYLVGSREAALALTPWFVPVDAAIVGIVDAVHAPERAVAEAAPEPVDDDPTVANDADDARPRKRPQATRKPEPGAKR; this is encoded by the coding sequence ATGTACCTCGGGGTCGTCACCGGGACCGTCGTGGCCGAGCGCAAGGCCGTCGGCCTCGCCGGCCAGAAGCTGATGCTCGTGCAGCCGGTCGACGACACTGGGCGCTCGACCGGCGACGTCCAGGTGGCGGTCGACACCGTCGCCGCCGGCGTCGGCGACCACGTCTACCTGGTCGGCTCGCGCGAGGCCGCGCTGGCGCTGACGCCGTGGTTCGTGCCGGTCGACGCCGCGATCGTCGGCATCGTCGACGCCGTCCACGCGCCCGAGCGGGCCGTGGCCGAGGCCGCGCCCGAGCCGGTCGACGACGATCCCACGGTCGCCAACGACGCCGACGACGCGCGCCCGCGCAAGCGGCCCCAGGCGACCCGCAAGCCCGAGCCCGGAGCCAAGCGATGA
- a CDS encoding EutN/CcmL family microcompartment protein: MRLCRVLGNITAAAKHPAYAGRTLLIVQPIDPAGVDVGDSFIAVDDAQAGPGDRVLVMTEGTGVRQILKLGEQVPIRSLVVGIVDAVEVS, translated from the coding sequence ATGAGGCTGTGCCGCGTGCTCGGCAACATCACCGCGGCCGCGAAGCACCCGGCCTACGCCGGGCGCACGCTCTTGATCGTGCAGCCGATCGATCCGGCTGGCGTCGACGTCGGCGACAGCTTCATCGCGGTCGACGACGCCCAGGCCGGGCCCGGCGACCGGGTGCTGGTCATGACCGAGGGCACCGGCGTGCGCCAGATCCTCAAGCTCGGCGAGCAGGTGCCGATCCGCTCGCTCGTCGTCGGCATCGTCGACGCGGTCGAGGTCTCGTGA
- a CDS encoding class II aldolase/adducin family protein gives MTGGRRAPIAAFARELHARGWVANHDGNVSARDDRGFVATPTATSKRGIGERDVLTLDAAGKVVGQGKVFGEIGLHLAVYQRRPDVGAVIHAHPASATAIACAAGGVADHAIARPFIAEAVVSLGPIIPRVAFAPPGDAAVRALAPWCETVDAVLLGGHGVLAWGADLEQAYLRLELVEHLARIALAAIPLGGVRALADEAMAPLLAARAKAGLGRAADAAVKLAADLVARPPDGPSQKPVVACAPAPHSAVPTIPPGGGRSGGGGGVELAAVVREEIVRALRDGR, from the coding sequence GTGACCGGCGGCCGCCGCGCGCCCATCGCCGCGTTCGCGCGCGAGCTGCACGCGCGCGGTTGGGTCGCCAACCACGACGGCAACGTCAGCGCCCGCGACGATCGCGGCTTCGTCGCCACGCCGACCGCGACCTCGAAGCGGGGCATCGGCGAGCGCGACGTGCTCACGCTCGACGCCGCCGGCAAGGTGGTCGGGCAGGGCAAGGTGTTCGGCGAGATCGGCCTGCACCTCGCGGTCTACCAGCGCCGCCCCGACGTCGGCGCGGTCATCCACGCCCACCCGGCCAGCGCGACCGCGATCGCGTGCGCCGCCGGCGGCGTGGCCGATCACGCGATCGCGCGGCCGTTCATCGCCGAGGCGGTGGTGTCGCTCGGCCCGATCATCCCGCGGGTCGCGTTCGCGCCGCCCGGCGACGCCGCGGTGCGCGCGCTGGCGCCGTGGTGCGAGACCGTCGACGCGGTGCTGCTCGGCGGCCACGGCGTCCTGGCCTGGGGCGCCGATCTCGAGCAGGCGTACCTGCGGCTCGAGCTGGTCGAGCACCTCGCGCGGATCGCGCTGGCGGCGATCCCGCTCGGCGGCGTGCGGGCCCTGGCCGACGAGGCGATGGCCCCGCTGCTGGCCGCGCGCGCCAAGGCCGGCCTCGGCCGCGCCGCCGACGCCGCGGTCAAGCTCGCCGCGGATCTGGTCGCGCGGCCGCCCGACGGGCCGAGCCAGAAGCCGGTCGTGGCGTGCGCGCCGGCGCCGCACAGCGCGGTCCCGACGATCCCGCCCGGCGGCGGGCGCAGCGGCGGCGGCGGCGGTGTCGAGCTCGCGGCGGTGGTGCGCGAGGAGATCGTCCGCGCGCTGCGCGACGGGCGCTGA